tatatttcatgtattaaCGTCTTTTGatgctgcatcattttatgatgtagatatagGTGTTCAAGATCATCAACATGCGCTCTGTTGAGATCACATCCTcttcagcttttggtgagacatCCTTGCTTTCGGAGGACTCTTTCacaattatttcttttagtatTAGTAGTTATTATGAGGTAGCCGTGAGCCTGTCCCGACACCTATTCCTAGTTATAGAGGCTCCATAGGTAGAGTTAAGATTTTTCAGTCTTTTCAGAGTATGTTTTGAACATCTTTTTCATTATATCTGTAGATTAGTTTAGACATGCATGAGTTTATATTTAAGTATTTCAAATGCTTACCCATTTAAATGCTTTtgctattgagttgagtcttccgctaagTAGTCAGTCAGACCAAGAGTTCACTTGAGACCAATAATGCTTTTCGAGTGACAACCTCGCCTAGGGTATGGACTCGAGGCGTGACATGCTTGTTTGAAAAGCCACCATGTAATTGGATTTGAGGTAATTGAGTGTAATTACACTGTCTAACATGTTTGGTTGACCATGTAATTACTTGAACAACAGGTAATTGGTGTAATTGACAAGGTGTAATTACACTCTCCAAATCAGAGGAAGAGGCTGTGAATTGATGGTAATTACATGGTGTAATTACAAGTTGgttactttttaatttcttaattttatttttatttttttattttaatttatttttatttttattatttatttttttttatttttattattctaatattttataaaaatatattttatattatatattatctgtattcattttcttttcattctcaATCTCTACTTCATGCGATTTCATGCAATTTTTTGtataatctatttttttattctatgtttattttttcattaacaTAAACTTGTtagttttctaatttttaagttaaagtAGAATTCATTGTTGAATAAAGCAATACACTTAcacttgtttttcttttaaatcatatttatgaatgttatgttgaaatttgacataagagtattatgttaaattttttattttgaatttatcaCTTAggttatatttttagttttatttatttttgtagtaTTGACTTATTTTTCACACCgcaaatcattcattttttaGTTAGACTTCATAAATAATCTGCTTATCAAATGTTATGataattatatgatattttatttataatattaatatttttatcaaacaTGCATTTCATCCTGTTCATAGAAATTTTGTATTTTAagtttttatgattaatttaattaaatatactAATTATTAGGCTGATATTCAAATTAAAAGAACTTTAAAAAAAACGGCGGAATCCGTTGGTGGCCcctcaaagttggcaccaactttcacttagacacttcaactaagatttgttcattttagacacctcaagtaaggttctgatgtgccattttgatacttttttttacaatcaccaaaatatctaaagtgtgtgtaatacacttgttgttgatgtgtcaaagtgaccaattaaatgaagttaatgacccctttttttctaatcaaaagtcattattttaaaattatttttgatatatctgtcacgtttcttcatttaattggtcactttgacaATCAGCGTCAAGTGTATTACatacactttagatatttgggtgattgtaaaaaaaaatgtcaaaatgacatatcagaaccttacttgaggtgtctaaaatgaataaagtttagttaagatgtctaagtgaaagttggtgtcaactttGAGAGCCACCGATGGTTAGGCCAAAAAAAACTGATCCAACTAAACATGAACCATATACCACCCTCGTACCCCACGTGCTCCTCACGTGCAAAATATACGGACCAGATATATAGATcatcattttgtgggaaaatggttTCAGCGGAAGGAAAAAGGGAATGGGATCGATAGACACGTCAACGAGGGCAGAGAGCGGGTCGGACCCAATTCCAACCCCCAACGGCACCGCCAATGGGCTGCACGTCGGCGAGGATTCCGTCCAGACGCCGGCGGTGGAATCCACTGGAGGTTCGACAGAGAACGAATCCTTGAGGAGGAGGAAAGGTAGTGGTGTCCTACCGCTCGAGGTGGGCACTCGTGTAATGTGCCGCTGGAGAGACGGAAAGTATCATCCCGTTAAGGTCATTGAACGCCGGAAATTTCCCTGCGGTGGTGTTAATGACTACGAATACTATGTTCATTACACTGAATGTGAGTGATATTTATGAAGCTgggtttttttcttctttactttCGTCAATTTGGAGTGGCTAGGGTTTGGAGTTGTTTAGTACCAATTACCGCGGAATGTGAGGGAAAATGTTCAAGCTAATCTCATGCTTTCGTTCTAGCTTTATTTGAGTTTATTTGGAGCAGCTAGGGTTTGGAGTTGTCTTAGTTCAATAATTTCGATTTGTGCATTTACAGCCAACTGTAGTTCCTTTGAGACtgaaattttcccttttttactttttttttcaaattttagagtTGTGTTTTTTAGTACAATTTCGCTATTATGGGAAAATCCTAATAGCTCAATTGGTTAGCTACTCGAACTTTGTTGGTGAGACTTCGATTCCCTACCTTGAAATCACCTCCCGTTTCCCCTTCCCCTTTCCTCATATTTCTAGAAAAGAAccatagaaataaaaaagaaaacaattttGCATTATGTAAATAAAAGGATGGACGAGTCAATTTCCAAACGGACTCTATGTTTTAAATGGTTTGACCCTCATACTGAGCCATAGTTAATTTTAGGACAAGTGTTCTAATTTGTTTGTTCCAAAGTAGTACGACAATTAGTCGAGAGTTTATATAATAAACATTCTTATTACATTAGTGGTTAACTGGGGGAACTCTTTATTAGTCATAATGTGAGTAATTCTCTAGCtattccatttttttcttttcctgaaTTTGTATTAATTTTTAGCAGCTGAGGTCATGAATATAGCCTTTTTTTGTCTTACCTAAATTGCTATGGTGATAATGGGTTCTTGGTATTCATGATATGTTATTGGTTGAGTCTTTAAACATCTTTCAGATGTCAACAGAGTTGCTAAAACATGTATTTCTTGAGAAAATTGTAATAGAATAAaggaaaaaggaatttcatatcCCTGTATGTATTCATTTGAAAGGAAAGGAAAGTTTAAAGTGAAAAGACACCACATTCCTCCCAAATTTCTGCACTTTCTTCAGTACTTTATTTAGAGAGCTTTCTAGTTTTTACATGTTCTTGCTTAACAAAAGCCCAAAAACATTGTGAGTTAAATTTCCGGCACTTCCTTTTCTCCATATTAGAAAGCCTGAACTATTTTGTTTGTGCACAGTTTCAATTCTGTGGCCCATACAAATTACAAAGAATGTCTAACTAAGGGTATTCTGTTATTTGCTGATTTTTCAGTGCAATAAGAATTTGCATCTTTTAAGCCTTATGTTGTTTCCTTACTTTGGACAGTCAACCGGAGACTTGATGAGTGGGTTAAACTTGAACAGCTTGATCTTAATTCAGTAGAGACTGTTGTGGATGAGAAGGTCGAGGACAAGGTAATACTTGGTGAAGTTATTTGCTTGTAGTTTTCCATATTTTGGCAGTTATGAGGATTGTCGCACCTGTTCTATAGGGTGCAGATccgaaagaaaataaaatatctccTCTCTTTTTGGGTGGGAATTGAGGAATAGATTGAGAGCTAAATCACTCCGCTGCATGTGACGTGTCCAATGGCCATGCTTAATCGCTTATCTTGTgtagttttttcttcttcaaaaagaaGATTTTACAACTTTCTCCTTCTCATGCTTTTTAAAACTGTTCTTTTTGTGTCCCAAGTGGATGGCATAGGAGCGGGTTACCTCTCCTGTGTGGTTTGTGAGCTATTGCATAGGAGCGGGGTTTTTACCTTGTGTGCACCCAAGGGTTAGCTGTTGCGGGTTTCCCTTTTCATAAAAAACTGTTCTTTTTTTGTCCTAAGTGGATGGCTAAGTGGGTGAGGTTTAGGAGTACTACATGTAGATACCAGATTCAATTTCCACCTATAACACATgttgcattttttttttcattgttgtGTTTATGCATTTGTTTTTCATTGTTGCCATAATAATTACTTTGcccttcatttttttaaaattaactatTCAGTCCTTTTGTCTGATGCTTCAAGGTCTCACAACTGAAGTTTTCAGGTGACAAGTTTGAAAATGACACGTCACCAGAAACGTAAAATTGACGAGACTCATGTCGAGGTATGTTTTGTATTCTTTATATCCCTTTAGAGGGTTATTCTATTAACCATATCCTAACTGCcgatattatttttctctttgatGCTTTCATTGTTTACAATCTTATATTTGCCATCTTCCTTCTTTTATCCAGTCAAAATTAGTTCTTTCAATTGATTTACAAGCATTTCTagttctagtttcctataattAGAAGAACTTtattctttatcaaaaaaataaaataatgagaaGAAGTTTACGCTATCCCATATTTTCTTGAAAGCTTTTGAAGGACTGCCAATGAACTGTGCATGAGAAATATTTGTGATTTTACGTTAGGTGCAGTAGGGGGGATGTATATATTTTCAATCAAGACAGAGACACTATTGGAGTTCTTTTGCCATGATAGTTGCTTTCGTAGATGTCTAAATTTCATAAATCGTTAACATGTTGCGGTGGTTGTTGTTAAAATGTTGCAgttcttgttttcttttgggTGGTTTCCTGACTGAGTTAATGTTTTTAAAGACTCGCTTGAGCCCCTGAAGCTAGGTGAAGCCTAGGTTGTGCGCTTCATCTGGGTTAGTTGACCCTATACTGTAGGGTGTCAAGGTGCTAAGGCGTGCGCCTCTGCACTCCTCACCTCTCATTAAGAGCAGTTAGACAATAAGTATAGTTGATAAAGATACATTAGTTGCTAAGAAAAATTGTCACGGAATTTTCTAGTGATTAGGAATAACAAAAATTAGACAAGAAAAGTAGCTTCCATTTCCAAAGAAATATTTTGGAATCTTTTCCcatcattttcaatttttttttaaagcttCATCTTTTCATCCAAGCCAGAAAGTTGTAATTGTTTCTGAACTTGAATgacatgtatatgtatatatatacatacatacatacatatatatattttcatactatatatatacatacacaatAATTATTGTTTgcaattacattatatatatacacacacacactaaATAATTATTGTTTGTAATTACATTATCTTgcattatgattttatttttcaatttttcttcattAGCACTTTTCTTGCTAAAGCCCACACTTCAATTCCTTTGCGTGCTTAAATCCCCCAACAAACTTTTGGCACTTCTTCGTGCTCtttgtttttgatattttggattgAGTTTTCTTCCTTAAGATGAGCTAAGGCATTGTTAATATTAGAGTGAATTGATCTCAGAGGAGATCTGATGAAACACCACCTTGGCTACTTGTCTCTTCCCTTTGCTTTATTGGAGTTACTATTGACTTTTTCATGTTCTTTATTGCCTTAGTATTTTGCACACTCATGTAAAATACAGTCTGAAAAAGAAATGTGACCTGTAAATAAGTGAAAAAGGTAGTGTCAGCCGACTGTATCTTTTGATGGAATGGATGTAGTAGTTTAGTGATCTCTTAACTGTGGGAAACATCACTAGGCCTTTTTagctatttatctttttttaaaaaaaattctgggTATTTCTTTtgtctcttttttatatttgttgCTTAATACCTTCTATAGATTTTCTAGTTTGTTTTAattgttttctttattattaaacttcaaaatatttttttctttgtttagggtattttattgatttcgcgaaatatgttttgtttcaTTTGCAGGGCCATGAGGAGCTTGATGCGGCTAGCTTGCGAGAGCATGAAGAGTTCACAAAAGTTAAGAACATTGCTACAATAGAACTTGGAAGATATGAGATTGAGACGTGGTACTTCTCCCCATTTCCTCCTGAATACAATGACTGTTCGAAACTGTTCTTTTGCGAGTTTTGTCTCAATTTTATGAAGCGCAAAGAACAGCTTCAGAGGCACATGGTGAGCTTTTCCCCTGATTTTTCTTGCCTTTCTTCTTGTTGTAGAAAGAGGGAGAATTGAGTTGCACATTAAAATCACAAATTGTAAAGTTGGGTGATTACTGCTTAAGATGCTAAAATCTTTTGGATGATCTAGAATGTCATCTCATTTAATTTTCTCAAGTTAGTGGCAAGTATCTTTACTTTCTTTGGGGAGATCCCTCGTATTTGTTTGATTCTCATCTTGGGTTGTTGTGAAAGGCAATCGCTTTGTTGCCAATGACGAGAGGCAAGGTGAGGCGACCCTTCATTGCCTATTAGCTTTGTGGTGGGGCGATCTTCAAAAGGCGACCCCATGGTGACAATGGCAAGAAAGGCGAGAGGCGAGAAAGGCGAGAAAGGCGTCAccttttgtattttcttaaaaaaaaggcGACCAATTTAggttttaaaagttaaaaggtaattttaggatttttttttttcaaatttgcaCAGTTGCACTCTTAGACTGCACCTGAGACTCCAACCAGCCAATCGACTAGATTTCTCCGGCGACCGACTAGACTTTTCCGGCGACTCCAAAGTCCAACTTATATGTATTTCTTCTTCAGATCTTCCTccgtttctttttccttttccttcaGACTTCAGAGTTACTTCTACCTCTTTTTTGCTCATTGTTTTgacttttgttctttttttttctcattcaaGTTCTAAACTTTTAGTATGTACTATctattttcagtttttgaattgaaatatttgctaatatgttattgctattgagattatgattatttatatatgcaattaaatattttaattctttGGTATTAATTGGTGCCACATTTCAAGGCGCCTGAGACTCCAACCAGCCAATCAACTAGACTTCTCCGGCGACTGACTAGACTTTTCCGGCGACTCCAAAGTCCAACTTATATGTATTTCTTCTTCAGATCTTCCTCCGTTTCTTTTTCCTCCTCCTTCAGACTTCAGAGTTACTTCtacctctttttttctcattgttttgacttttgttcttttttttctcattcaaGTTCTAAACTTTTAGTATGTACTAtctattttttcagtttttgaattgaaatatttgctaatatgttattgctattgatattatgattatttatatttgcaattaaatattttaattttttggtatTAATTGGTGCCACATTTCAAGCCGCTCGCCTCACCTTGTGGCGAGGCAGACCTTTGTCGCCTTTTATTGCCTTTCGCCGTCCAGAACACTGGGTTTGCCACCCTACCGTGATACAACTGGATCAAAAGAATAATTATAGCGTCCCTTGGTAGTGTTTTCCTGGTTCTGTAGACATTCAAGGTTGTAACCGTCATATCCATTGCACCACTTGTTCTGGTAAATAGTCCATTGTATCAGCTGTGCAATGATATTTTCATGATTGGTTGTTGTTTATCTCCATCAGAGTTGAACACTGCAATGGTTGAGGAGGCCAATGTTTTAAAACAATTTTCCTCTCTCTATAACTTTGGTTTTGTAAAATTCCCTATCACAGGAATCTACTTCCTCCACCCCATTATGCTACACAATGTTCCATGTAGCAAGGGTGGTGGGAGCTTCTGTTTTTCCTTTTGGTATGTTTTATCCCTTTCACCTGAAGCATGCTGTTGTCGTTTTGTACAGTATccttatgtatttttttttggcttGGGGGGTGGGTAGGTGGGGGTGAGGTGGGTGCTTACACCTTCAATTTAAGCACCCAAAAGATTTTTCTGGAAGTGTTATTTTCTATCTTACTCCCTTTATCATAATTTAGCTGTCCCATTTAGTTTGACAATGATTATTAAGTTAAGAGCAAGATTTGGGTTTTACTCTTAGTCGTCTCTTACCTAtctagaaaaaaagaagaaataattgGGTTTTATTCATTTTGAGCGGTATGGGTGTCAAACATGAAGTCAAGGCTagttttttgaaattctttcaTATGTCGTAGAGTAAAAGAAGatactcacatacctttttGATAATGAAATTGTTGGAAGAATATTGAAGAACATATAGAGAAACAGTTTCCCTTTAAGGAAAGTAGACCCAGTTTTGGGATCAAGTCAATAAGAAGTAGGACAATGAAATTGTTTCACAAAGGGAGTAGATATCAAATATCCACGTCTTTCACCTTCTGATACGTTCATATTCTTTTATGTAGAGAAAATGCGATCTTAAGCATCCTCCAGGTGATGAGATCTATAGAAGTGGTACATTGTCAATGTTTGAGGTGAGTTCATTGATTCTAGTACCAGTTTTCTTTCTTTGCTTTGTCCTTCACACATTTATAGGAGAACTAAATGAAAATGTGTTTATAGGTGTCTTATGATGTTCTTGTCTGTTGGATGTTTGCTTCAGGTTGATGGTAAAAAGAACAAGGTTTATGGGCAAAATCTATGCTACTTGGCCAAGTTGTTTCTTGATCATAAGACTCTTTATTATGATGTTGACCTGTTCCTCTTTTACGTGCTTTGTGAATGTGACGACCGAGGTTGTCATATGGTTGGTTACTTTTCAAAGGTAAATTTCAGCTGCAAGATTATGTAGGTATTTTTGTGAAGAAGTTTACAGGTTTCTTTCGTTTTCTATTATGTTGCATATTTAGGGATAATGAGCTGCATAGTCATCAGGCATGTAGTAGTGAGAGTAGTtttatgttgctcggactcttcaataATGTCGAGGAGTAcgtgtcggatcctccaaaactAGTGccattttggaggatccgacacgggtgcggcaacaattttggagagtccgagcaacatataGGACTTTTACCTTCAGTTGTCTTCAACTTAGGGAGATTAATCTGCTGTTGTGGAACTCAAgtaaaaaatggaaatgaggtCAAATGTGACTTTTCATGTTCTGATTGAAGTTTCCTTCCATATCCTTTACCAAATGGAGGTTCTTCAGTGCCTGTAGGAAACAACTACCCAAACACAAACTGTCTTCTaccaatttttattattttaaatttgttttttcaaCCACTGCCTTACACACTAAACTTTAGTAAGTGAGATATACATTGCTGAAAACCCCTTTTTCTATTCTAAATTTAGACATCCTACGGCGGTGTTCTTGGTATGCTCAGTCAATTTTtcgtcattttttttttcaatttcaaggcAAGAAAGCTTTGTTGTGTGTAGCAGaaatgagtttgatatttaCCCTAGAAAGTAGAAACCTCCTATGATGTTGGCTTCCCCACAGAACTATGTTAATGATGACTTTCGTTATGCTGCAGGAAAAGCATTCAGAAGAGTCCTACAACTTAGCCTGCATTCTGACGCTTCCACCTTATCAGAGAAAAGGCTATGGGAAATTCCTAATTGCATTCTGTAAGTTCATGAACTTCatacttcatcaaaaaaaaattactttatcATAAGCTCATGAACTTCATAGCGCATTTTCACTTGTTTCAGCAAGTGCAAGTtgtataatttttcaaaatgagGTTAGAGAAGCATTCATTTGTATAAGTTGCACCCTTTAGGGGGAACTTTCCATTATACGGATTTACCAATCAGATAAGAAAGAGGCACAAACTTTTACCTTTATCTCTGTCTGTCTGtctgtctctctctctctctctctatatatatatatatatatatatatacacacatttacacattttaatttcttctttttgaaaGTTATACACACAAATATTGTATGTGGTGTGTGTATGTGGACATGTGTTAAACAATGACCACAAGTAACTATACCCTCAAAAGCTTAAAACAACATTTTGTAATTGACTTTTATTTCTTTGTTTTGCACTTTCAAGCACAAGAGTGTTGTACTGAAGGTGATGATTTTCTGGACTGTATTTCAAATGTTAAATTCTTCATGCTTTTGATTTGAGgagatatatcataattttcTCCTGTTGACTTATCTATTAAATATGGATTTATTGTGTGTTTATAAGAGCCAGGGACTTTATTTGATGCAAAATTTTAAACGAACTTGtaattaattttcatattaGGGAACATTTTATGTGGATTGTTGTGATGCAAGATGAAGTGACATATCATTACTTTTATCCTTATGCCTGTATACCAAATAACTGAGCTATTTGATATAAACCTGTTACAGCATATGAACTTTCAAAGAAAGAAGGTAAAGTGGGCACACCAGAAAGACCACTTTCCGACTTGGGAATGTTGAGCTATAGGGGTTACTGGACGCGTGTACTTCTGGATATATTGAAAAAGCACAAGGGCAATATATCTATCAAGGTTTGTGTCgaattgttttttcttcttcttctgttttTCATTCTGGACTTCCATTTATGATTTAATTAGCACTAGAAGGTTGGTTCTTTAATCCAGGCTTGGCCTGTTACCTAATGATGGATATGAATCTTTAATGGATTTGTCTTTTCTGCTTTGCTTCTGGTAGGAACTAAGTGACATGACAGCCATCAAGGCAGAAGATATTTTATCCACCCTTCAGGGCTTAGAGTTGATCCAATATCGGAAGGGGCAACATGTCATCTGCGCAGACCCGAAAGTCTTAGATCGTCATCTCAAAGCTGCTGGGCGGGGTGGCCTGGAAGTTGATGTCAGCAAATTGATATGGACTCCGTACAAGGAGCAAAACTGAGtatgtatgttttatttgaCGTTCTTTGTATATATAGAAATTTAGCTGCTTGGGATGCACACTGATCTTTAGCAGTAGATGTAGGTCCAAGATGTTAGATTTAGAGAATCTGATCTTACTTTATAAAGGCATGTACAACTATGACCATAGTAGTACTGTTTAAATTAGAACAGTTAATGAACCTTGAAACCCCATAGAAGGGCTAGCGTGCAATGACTTGTTCTTGTTAGAGGCACTCTCTTTCAGTTCTGCTTGCTGCTTTGCATTTTGATTGGGCAGGTGCTTTGAGGCCTTTATTTATGCTCACTCACTATTTATTTGTGTTGTAGTACTGTGGTACGTAGAATAAAGTTATGATCTTTAGAGACTCTGCAATCATTCGTGGTGATATTGTATTTGCTAATGACGAGGTAGCTAGCCTGCTTGTGCGAAGGGGCGGTGGGGGGGATAAGTGGTTTCAATCCATAAAGTTACTGAATGTCCCTGATTTTGGGTTTATTTCTTAAGCCTTGGACAGAGTGATCAGGTAATGATAAGTTGGACAATAATTGCCTGGCGGATTCTTTTTTTCCGGCAACTGGATCACGTTTTGGGTCATTTTGGTTTGCTGCCCTTGAACATTTTTCCTGTGGCTGTGAGCTTTCTTTTCTACCAGCTATGAGAAGTTCAGTCAACTGGGCGTCAACTATTGGTGTTGCATGGTTCTGCAGCAACTTCTTGCACTGATTTTTCTGCCCATCTTTATTTCAGCTTCTCTTAATTCTCCAGATGTTAATGATAGCATCATCAACATCTGTCCCTTGAGAAAGAGTAAGATAGGCAAAATGGCATAGAGACAACAACGGCTGCATTTCTTGCTGAAAAGGTCAGCAAAGAAAAGTCCCTCATCCTTTGCCTTCGGGCAAGCAACTTTCGTTCTTTTGCCCTCTCCTGCCCTTTACTTTAGGGCATGGAATTTCGGAGTGAATTGAGAGcaataaaataaggaaagaagGCTATGAGATGACTTGTAATTGACCTGGCTGTTGGAGCTCAGAATAAGGTCCACTATTCTGTAAATCTTAAAGCTGATTATTGGAGTACTTTCTTTGAACAGAGAAGATCTAAACTAAGGCCTGTTTGTCCATAATTTTTATTCCCTGTTTCAATTATTCTTTTAGGCAAGTGTTTCAAGTGAAAAATCTTTCTCCACTTACAGAAATATCTAAACAAAATTCAAGTGAAATGcataactaaatacaatgttttaAGTTTCAAACAAATACATGACATGAGTGTCACTGAGAATGTCACATGTAACATTTTATTCCTCAAAGGCCGAATCCATCAATGACCCTTTAAAGTTGgtaccaactttcacttagatacCTCAATTAGGCTTTGTTCATTCTAGATACCTCATGTTGGATTGGATCCcgctgtgtcattttgacacttttttacAATCAGCAAAAATATAGGATGTGTGTGTTACACTCGCGAATGATGTGTAAAGTGACGAATTAAACGACGACATTTGTCATTTTTGtcaaaaataattcttaaataatgaattttgagtaaaaataaaaagtgacCAATGAATCAATGACACAtgctatttttgaaaaacaaaaagatTTAAACCATTAAAAAGTtgcaacccccccccccccctttattGTCTTCTCCACATACCCTTACCCCTTTGCAGAAATATCTGCTCACACCCCCGCACCCCACCCCCCGGCGTTCTTCTCCAAATACCCCAGTCCTTTTTGATTAATGTTTTCTCCAAATATCTTGTTTTG
This region of Solanum dulcamara chromosome 9, daSolDulc1.2, whole genome shotgun sequence genomic DNA includes:
- the LOC129902697 gene encoding histone acetyltransferase of the MYST family 1-like, coding for MGSIDTSTRAESGSDPIPTPNGTANGLHVGEDSVQTPAVESTGGSTENESLRRRKGSGVLPLEVGTRVMCRWRDGKYHPVKVIERRKFPCGGVNDYEYYVHYTEFNRRLDEWVKLEQLDLNSVETVVDEKVEDKVTSLKMTRHQKRKIDETHVEGHEELDAASLREHEEFTKVKNIATIELGRYEIETWYFSPFPPEYNDCSKLFFCEFCLNFMKRKEQLQRHMRKCDLKHPPGDEIYRSGTLSMFEVDGKKNKVYGQNLCYLAKLFLDHKTLYYDVDLFLFYVLCECDDRGCHMVGYFSKEKHSEESYNLACILTLPPYQRKGYGKFLIAFSYELSKKEGKVGTPERPLSDLGMLSYRGYWTRVLLDILKKHKGNISIKELSDMTAIKAEDILSTLQGLELIQYRKGQHVICADPKVLDRHLKAAGRGGLEVDVSKLIWTPYKEQN